Proteins from a genomic interval of Amphiura filiformis chromosome 9, Afil_fr2py, whole genome shotgun sequence:
- the LOC140160072 gene encoding LOW QUALITY PROTEIN: adenylate cyclase type 9-like (The sequence of the model RefSeq protein was modified relative to this genomic sequence to represent the inferred CDS: inserted 5 bases in 4 codons; deleted 2 bases in 1 codon), with protein MIHTEKPSEDNMAASATTPTSTEVRFNKDAADDNAVEVRVVSDRKQSGSSSDSRRGRRCCPKLFDRASGSWWNPKFDSSLIEKEFKRSSLPQXRRRFRYALCYIILACIVWMIYLAVLVGTSSSSEGCQNWWGYFVGLGALIILCILLILFTRTKFYQKLVFKTHFVLACVLAGLVLATFAYNPQCTAQSMSVVATFAVCVETILMMYTVIPLPFLPTVVLMSLFSVAYETLYFCRYNLDPARLGEMVTTKIFLHICVHLIGIHIFFMQQVQAVASFMKIGQALVARKQHQNEKELKMTAICHLMPAVVAEELLXARKKNDPMVPRGVHRPFRPFYMNRMENVSILFADIAGFTRMSANKEADRLVXLLNNLFGRFDLQRETRCEKICTLGDCYYCVSGCPKEQEDHAICCVEMGLSMVESIKEFCEEMHENVNMRGYPYTGTVLYGVMGSXRFKFDVWSGDVNIANKMEASGEPGKVHVSEKTAQFLGDKYVMKENRSNQTPMLLGARK; from the exons ATTCACACTGAGAAACCTAGTGAAGACAACATGGCTGCTAGTGCCACAACCCCAACCAGTACTGAGGTGCGGTTTAACAAGGACGCGGCTGATGATAACGCAGTCGAGGTACGCGTTGTGTCCGATAGGAAACAATCGGGTAGTTCAAGTGACAGTCGCAGAGGAAGGCGCTGCTGCCCAAAACTGTTTGACAGAGCATCGGGCAGTTGGTGGAATCCCAAATTTGACTCCTCACTCATCGAAAAAGAATTCAAAAGAAGCTCATTGCCGC ATCGACGGCGATTTCGCTACGCTTTGTGCTACATCATTTTAGCGTGCATCGTATGGATGATATATCTAGCTGTACTTGTAGGAACCAGTAGCAGTTCGGAAGGATGCCAGAACTGGTGGGGCTATTTTGTCGGTTTAGGGGCACTAATCATACTCTGTATACTACTTATTTTATTCACACGGACTAAATTCTATCAAAAATTAGTGTTCAAAACGCACTTTGTATTAGCATGTGTGCTGGCGGGACTTGTGCTAGCTACATTTGCGTATAATCCACAATGTACAGCGCAAAGCATGAGCGTTGTTGCCACATTTGCTGTGTGTGTAGAGACAATACTCATGATGTACACTGTGATTCCTCTGCCATTCTTACCAACTGTAGTACTCATGTCTTTGTTCTCGGTGGCCTATGAAACATTGTACTTTTGTCGGTACAACTTGGATCCCGCAAGATTAGGAGAAATGGTCACAACCAAAATATTTCTGCACATATGCGTTCATCTGATAGGAATCCATATATTCTTCATGCAGCAGGTTCAG GCCGTAGCATCGTTCATGAAGATCGGCCAAGCGTTAGTGGCACGCAAGCAACATCAGAACGAGAAGGAGCTTAAGATGACGGCGATTTGTCATCTTATGCCTGCTGTAGTTGCGGAAGAGCTCTT AGCAAGGAAGAAAAATGATCCAATGGTTCCCAGAGGAGTGCATAGGCCATTTCGCCCATTTTACATGAATAGAATGGAAAATGTGAGCATTTTGTTTGCAGACATAGCTGGTTTTACTCGCATGAGCGCTAACAAAGAAGCGGATCGATTGG TTCTTCTGAACAACTTATTCGGACGATTTGACCTCCAGCGCGAAACGAGATGCGAGAAGATTTGCACGCTTGGAGACTGCTACTACTGCGTGTCTGGATGTCCAAAGGAACAAGAAGACCACGCTATTTGCTGCGTGGAAATGGGTCTGAGCATGGTGGAATCTATCAAGGAATTCTGTGAAGAAATGCATGAGAATGTGAATATGCGTGGGTATCCATACACGGGAACTGTACTTTATGGAGTGATGGGCA CGAGGTTCAAGTTTGATGTGTGGTCTGGGGATGTTAATATTGCCAACAAGATGGAAGCTTCTGGTGAGCCGGGAAAGGTGCACGTATCGGAGAAGACGGCACAGTTTTTGGGAGACAAGTATGTGATGAAGGAGAATCGTAGCAACCAAACGCCGATGCTTCTTGGTGCACGTAAGTAG